The Vicia villosa cultivar HV-30 ecotype Madison, WI linkage group LG1, Vvil1.0, whole genome shotgun sequence genome includes a region encoding these proteins:
- the LOC131619874 gene encoding defensin-like protein 156: MAKLSFMSIIVIVLFISVLEMTNATNILAKECVTTRDGQCILDPCKEWCLNTYKGHGACVATINPPTYKCVCTYNCST; encoded by the exons ATGGCTAAGCTTTCTTTCATGTCAATTATCGTCATTGTCTTATTTATTTCAG tttTGGAAATGACAAATGCTACAAACATATTGGCAAAAGAATGTGTCACCACTCGTGATGGCCAATGCATCCTTGATCCTTGCAAAGAATGGTGTTTAAATACATATAAGGGTCATGGAGCATGCGTTGCTACAATTAACCCTCCTACTTATAAATGTGTTTGCACATACAATTGTTCCACCTAG